In Musa acuminata AAA Group cultivar baxijiao chromosome BXJ2-10, Cavendish_Baxijiao_AAA, whole genome shotgun sequence, a genomic segment contains:
- the LOC103968923 gene encoding proteinaceous RNase P 1, chloroplastic/mitochondrial-like produces MASVLSIPFPRELLASFTSRPKYQSPFALKSHSFSHFLTLSPLGRTIVDDFSKISAARTPATNVDERIALGEQTHDRRAKHQRTQGDERVGRNGGRDEGGTASEVKNVELGVAKQRPAFLRSRGEGTARKSKKMTPWVRRDEEKEEERRMKKKSKKPKLREDEIDLRVKLDMCSKTGDVMGAIALYDSAVKEGIKLKQYHYNVLLYLCSAAAIGVIHPAKSGSSGSNPHYSSDESSSKHSAEAGEEDGELVHEETAQHTSESNGALIKDASQGARKDGVPIQVSEDIRNYARTRGLEIYEKMCLEKIPMSEAALTSVARVAMSMGNGDMAFEIVKQLKPLGVTPKLRSYGPALLTFCNDGDVDKAFEVEAHMSQNGVHPEEPELEALMRASVAARRGEKVYYLLHKLRTNVRQVSPSTAAVLEAWFRSAAASRLGKRKWDVQAVAEAIENGGGGWHGQGWLGKGKWNVSHTGVSTDGVCMACGDKLVTIDLDPIETENFANSVASLANKRERNSNFHKFQKWLDYYGPFEAVVDAANIGLFSQRRFSINKVNAVVNAIRQKLPMKRWPLIIVHNKRLTGGKMNAPLNMKLLEKWKYADAIYETPTGSNDDWYWLYAAIKCKCLIVTNDEMRDHIFQVLGNDFFPRWKERHQVHFSFHEGSFEFDMPPPCSIVIQENERGHWHIPISTVQEQERERTWLCVTRAHKAIEESTNPPRESCVPNISSNPAASYVEAKNCVASKEHSKKTSRSSLRCKADCKANELHTVISDIEAAEKLHNCVIDFQI; encoded by the exons ATGGCTTCCGTCCTCTCCATACCCTTCCCAAGAGAACTCCTTGCTTCCTTCACCTCTCGCCCGAAGTACCAGTCTCCTTTTGCCCTCAAATCTCACTCCTTTAGTCACTTCCTCACGCTCTCACCCCTCGGTCGCACGATCGTCGATGATTTCTCCAAGATCTCCGCGGCCAGGACCCCCGCGACCAACGTCGATGAGAGAATTGCCCTCGGAGAACAGACCCATGACAGGCGAGCCAAGCATCAGAGAACCCAGGGAGACGAAAGGGTTGGCAGAAATGGTGGGCGAGATGAGGGTGGAACAGCGAGTGAGGTAAAGAATGTTGAGCTTGGCGTCGCCAAACAGAGGCCGGCTTTCCTGAGGTCCAGAGGCGAAGGCACGGCTCGGAAGTCAAAAAAGATGACACCTTGGGTGAGAAGAGACgaggaaaaggaggaagagagaaggatgaagaagaagagtaaGAAACCCAAGCTTCGCGAAGATGAAATCGATCTTAGAGTGAAGCTGGATATGTGCTCGAAGACGGGGGATGTGATGGGCGCCATTGCCCTATATGACTCCGCCGTGAAAGAAGGCATCAAGCTGAAGCAGTACCACTACAACGTGCTGCTCTATTTGTGTTCTGCTGCGGCCATCGGGGTCATTCACCCAGCAAAAAGTGGTTCTTCTGGTTCCAATCCACATTACTCGAGCGACGAGTCTTCGTCGAAGCACTCGGCCGAAGCAGGTGAAGAAGATGGGGAATTGGTACACGAGGAGACCGCCCAACATACTTCCGAGTCGAATGGAGCCCTAATTAAAGATGCAAGCCAAGGAGCCCGGAAAGATGGAGTTCCAATTCAAGTCAGCGAAGACATCAGAAACTACGCTCGAACCAGGGGACTGGAGATATACGAAAAGATGTGCTTGGAGAAGATTCCCATGAGCGAGGCAGCTCTAACATCGGTGGCCCGAGTAGCAATGTCAATGGGCAACGGCGATATGGCCTTTGAGATTGTAAAGCAACTGAAGCCTCTGGGCGTGACTCCAAAGTTGCGCTCCTATGGTCCTGCATTGCTGACCTTCTGCAACGATGGCGACGTCGACAAAGCTTTCGAGGTCGAAGCACACATGTCGCAGAACGGCGTCCACCCCGAAGAGCCTGAGCTGGAGGCGCTCATGAGAGCTAGCGTTGCAGCTCGTAGAGGAGAAAAGGTTTACTATCTACTGCACAAGCTTAGAACCAATGTTAGGCAGGTGTCTCCATCTACAGCAGCAGTACTCGAGGCTTGGTTTAGGAGCGCAGCTGCATCTAGGCTGGGGAAAAGGAAATGGGATGTGCAGGCGGTGGCAGAAGCCATTGAGAATGGTGGAGGGGGATGGCATGGGCAGGGATGGCTGGGCAAAGGAAAGTGGAATGTGTCACATACTGGTGTTAGCACAGACGGCGTTTGCATGGCTTGTGGTGACAAATTGGTGACCATAGACCTTGATCCAATCGAGACAGAAAACTTTGCCAACTCTGTAGCATCACTGGCCAACAAAAGAGAAAGGAACTCAAATTTTCACAAGTTTCAA AAATGGTTAGATTATTATGGTCCATTTGAAGCTGTCGTTGATGCTGCAAATATTGGTCTTTTTAGTCAGCGGCGGTTCTCCATTAATAAG GTCAATGCAGTTGTTAATGCCATACGGCAGAAGCTTCCCATGAAGAGATGGCCACTGATCATTGTACATAACAAACGCCTCACCGGAGGCAAGATGAATGCGCCTCTCAACATGAAGCTTTTAGAGAAATGGAAATATGCAGATGCTATTTATGAGACCCCTACCGGATCTAATGATGATTG GTACTGGTTATATGCAGCTATAAAATGTAAGTGCTTAATCGTGACGAATGATGAGATGAGAGACCATATATTCCAGGTTTTAGGGAATGATTTCTTCCCCAGATGGAAAGAAAGGCATCAG GTACATTTCAGTTTTCACGAAGGAAGCTTTGAGTTTGATATGCCACCTCCGTGTTCCATTGTTATTCAG GAAAATGAGAGAGGCCATTGGCATATTCCCATCTCAACCGTCCAAGAGCAGGAGAGGGAACGAACCTGGTTGTGTGTAACACGTGCCCACAAGGCGATAGAAGAATCAACAAATCCTCCTAGAG
- the LOC135625206 gene encoding protein PEROXIN-4 isoform X1: MLESSLFHALFFNETLPLGNLIIGDRVFLSIGERRRHLPLHRRTAAASPSGLLLCRFPRQASPDRHSLLLLLPRRPPLPRCKPVLVSVHFEFSGASSSKIMQASRARLFKEYKEVQREKAVDPDIQLVCDDSNIYKWTALIKGPSETPYEGGVFQLAFSIPEQYPLLPPQVRFLTKIFHPNVHFKTGEICLDILKNAWSPAWTLQSVCRAIIALMAHPEPDSPLNCDSGNLLRSGDVRGYRSMARMYTRLAAMPKKG, from the exons ATGTTGGAATCTTCTTTATTTCATGCCCTTTTCTTTAACGAGACCCTGCCCCTTGGAAACCTAATCATCGGCGACCGcgtcttcctctccatcggcgaacgGCGGCGGCATCTTCCTCTCCATCGACGAACGGCGGCAGCGTCTCCCTCCGGTCTGCTTTTATGCCGTTTCCCGCGCCAAGCTTCTCCGGATCGCcacagcctcctcctcctcctcccccggcGCCCCCCACTGCCCCG TTGCAAGCCTGTTTTGGTCTCTGTGCACTTTGAGTTTTCAGGTGCCTCCTCTTCAAAGATCATGCAG GCATCAAGGGCTAGGCTTTTCAAGGAGTACAAAGAGGTACAGAGGGAGAAAGCAGTGGACCCAGATATTCAATTGGTCTGTGATGATTCTAACATATACAAGTGGACTGCTCTTATTAAG GGCCCTTCAGAAACACCATACGAAGGTGGTGTTTTTCAGCTTGCATTTTCCATTCCAGAGCAGTACCCTTTACTACCTCCACAAGTGCGGTTCCTGACAAAAATTTTTCATCCCAATGTGCATTTCAAG ACAGGAGAGATTTGCCTTGATATATTGAAGAATGCTTGGAGCCCTGCGTGGACTCTGCAATCTGTTTGCAGGGCCATAATTGCTTTAATGGCCCATCCAGAACCTGATAGCCCTCTCAATTGTGATTCAG GCAATCTTCTGCGGTCAGGTGATGTCAGGGGTTATCGCTCGATGGCAAGAATGTATACTAGGCTTGCTGCCATGCCAAAAAAGGGTTAA
- the LOC135625206 gene encoding protein PEROXIN-4 isoform X2, with translation MQASRARLFKEYKEVQREKAVDPDIQLVCDDSNIYKWTALIKGPSETPYEGGVFQLAFSIPEQYPLLPPQVRFLTKIFHPNVHFKTGEICLDILKNAWSPAWTLQSVCRAIIALMAHPEPDSPLNCDSGNLLRSGDVRGYRSMARMYTRLAAMPKKG, from the exons ATGCAG GCATCAAGGGCTAGGCTTTTCAAGGAGTACAAAGAGGTACAGAGGGAGAAAGCAGTGGACCCAGATATTCAATTGGTCTGTGATGATTCTAACATATACAAGTGGACTGCTCTTATTAAG GGCCCTTCAGAAACACCATACGAAGGTGGTGTTTTTCAGCTTGCATTTTCCATTCCAGAGCAGTACCCTTTACTACCTCCACAAGTGCGGTTCCTGACAAAAATTTTTCATCCCAATGTGCATTTCAAG ACAGGAGAGATTTGCCTTGATATATTGAAGAATGCTTGGAGCCCTGCGTGGACTCTGCAATCTGTTTGCAGGGCCATAATTGCTTTAATGGCCCATCCAGAACCTGATAGCCCTCTCAATTGTGATTCAG GCAATCTTCTGCGGTCAGGTGATGTCAGGGGTTATCGCTCGATGGCAAGAATGTATACTAGGCTTGCTGCCATGCCAAAAAAGGGTTAA